The following coding sequences lie in one Rutidosis leptorrhynchoides isolate AG116_Rl617_1_P2 chromosome 4, CSIRO_AGI_Rlap_v1, whole genome shotgun sequence genomic window:
- the LOC139841722 gene encoding secreted RxLR effector protein 161-like, with translation MGVKIAFLKGELDEEVYMKQPEGFVIPGQEIKVCKLIKSLYGLKQAPKHWHKMFDDVVLSLGFTLNQSDKCVYSKFDHKEKCKAVKQIEYSQAIGCLMYGMTLTRLDIAYAVGKLSRFTSNMGTHHLYAINRVFKYLKQTMNYGITYSGFPPLVEGYSDARWITNAEDHSSTTGWIFLLGGGAIS, from the exons ATGGGTGTGAAAATAGCCTTTTTAAAGGGTGAATTAGATGAAGAGGTATACATGAAACAACCGGAGGGATTTGTAATACCGGGACAAGAGATAAAAGTGTGTAAATTGATTAAGTCTttgtatggacttaaacaagcacctAAACATTGGCATAAAATGTTTGATGATGTAGTATTGTCTCTTGGGTTTACATTGAATCAATCGGACAAGTGTGTATATAGCAAATTCGATCATAAGGAAAAAT GCAAGGCGGTGAAACAAATTGAATACTCTCAAGCAATAGGTTGTTTGATGTATGGTATGACATTAACAAGACTGGATATTGCTTATGCCGTAGGAAAACTGAGTAGATTTACAAGTAACATGGGTACTCACCATTTGTATGCAATTAATCGAGTATTCAAGTACTTGAAGCAAACCATGAATTATGGTATCACATATTCCGGATTTCCTCCTCTAGTAGAAGGATACTCGGATGCACGTTGGATTACCAACGCTGAAGATCATTCTTCTACAACGGGTTGGATATTCCTACTTGGAGGAGGAGCTATTTCATGA